The following are from one region of the Arthrobacter sp. TMP15 genome:
- the glgP gene encoding alpha-glucan family phosphorylase: MKAIRRFTVRTVIPTEISALTRLATNLRWSWHLPTRALFEFLNPELWETSRHDPLAMLAAMSREQLLDLATNPEIVARVAAAETSLETYLSEPRWYQGLGAEAPACIAYFSPEFGITEVLPQYSGGLGILAGDHLKSASDLGVPLIGVGLLYQAGYFKQSLSKDAWQQESYPLLDPDALPLTLLREDDGTPIQIQLPLPDDRVLRAHIWRADVGRVPLLLLDSNVAENDDAARGVTDRLYGGGGDHRLTQELLLGMGGVKALRVHARLTGTPAPEVFHTNEGHAGFLGIERIRELMDPAVTERALSWDEALAAGRASTVFTTHTPVPAGIDRFPRGMIEHFFAGALAPGVPVQQILSLGAENYEGGDHDVFNMAVMGLRLAQRANGVAKLHGVVSRGMFAGLWPGFDQADVPITSVTNGVHVPTWVDPELAALARERFGADVLDGPDWSKVYDVSDEDVWALRRRLRCALVVDARRRLRSSWKKRGAADAQLAWTENALDPDVLTIGFARRVPTYKRLTLMLRDPARLKALLLHSEHPIQIIIAGKSHPADDAGKKMIQDLVQFTDDPEVRHRIVFLPNYDIAMARTLFPGCDVWLNNPLRPLEACGTSGMKAAINGSLNLSVMDGWWDEMYDGENGWAIPTANTGTSDEERDDVEAAALYELLENQVAPRFYGEVVAAAAGAAGPSQPGQGALPSHWISMIKHTLSALGPQVSANRMVAEYVQRLYQPAAEAGRLAKADGYGATTEFAAWIQRIRQAWPGVHVEHVESHGLVDEPQIGETMQVRAGVNLAGLSPEDVQVSVVYGTAGESDELTDTRTLILEAAQENGPGRYLFCADLLIDRSGNFGYGVKILPRHQALANSAELGLIATA; encoded by the coding sequence ATGAAGGCAATCCGCAGATTTACCGTCCGCACCGTCATCCCTACGGAAATTTCCGCGCTGACCCGCCTGGCCACCAACCTGCGCTGGTCCTGGCACCTGCCAACCCGGGCCCTGTTTGAATTCCTCAACCCGGAGTTGTGGGAAACTTCCCGCCACGATCCGCTGGCCATGCTCGCGGCAATGTCTCGTGAGCAGTTGCTGGATTTGGCCACAAACCCCGAGATTGTGGCCCGCGTGGCCGCTGCCGAAACCAGCCTGGAAACCTACCTCAGCGAACCCCGCTGGTACCAGGGGTTGGGTGCAGAGGCGCCTGCTTGCATTGCCTATTTCTCCCCCGAGTTTGGTATCACCGAGGTCCTCCCCCAGTACTCTGGGGGACTGGGCATTTTGGCCGGTGACCACCTGAAGTCCGCCTCCGATCTGGGGGTGCCGCTGATCGGCGTCGGACTCTTATATCAGGCAGGCTATTTCAAGCAGTCCTTGTCCAAAGACGCGTGGCAGCAGGAGAGTTACCCGCTGCTTGACCCGGATGCCTTGCCGCTGACTTTATTGCGTGAAGATGATGGCACACCCATTCAAATCCAGCTCCCACTGCCCGACGACAGGGTGCTGCGTGCCCATATTTGGCGAGCCGATGTGGGCCGCGTGCCGCTGCTGCTGCTGGATTCAAATGTTGCCGAGAATGACGACGCTGCCCGCGGTGTCACTGACAGGCTGTACGGCGGTGGGGGCGATCACCGCCTCACGCAGGAACTGCTCCTGGGCATGGGCGGGGTCAAAGCCCTGCGCGTCCATGCACGGTTGACCGGCACGCCCGCCCCGGAAGTGTTCCACACCAATGAAGGCCACGCCGGCTTCCTGGGGATCGAACGTATCCGCGAATTGATGGACCCTGCTGTGACGGAGCGGGCGCTGAGCTGGGATGAAGCACTGGCAGCTGGCCGCGCGTCAACGGTTTTCACCACGCACACTCCCGTCCCGGCAGGCATCGACAGGTTCCCCCGCGGCATGATTGAGCACTTCTTTGCCGGAGCACTGGCACCCGGTGTTCCTGTGCAGCAGATCCTGTCCCTGGGCGCTGAAAATTATGAAGGTGGCGACCACGACGTCTTTAACATGGCGGTCATGGGGCTCCGCCTGGCTCAGCGCGCCAATGGCGTAGCGAAGCTGCACGGGGTGGTTTCCCGCGGTATGTTCGCAGGGCTTTGGCCAGGCTTTGATCAGGCGGATGTTCCGATCACCTCTGTCACCAACGGTGTCCACGTGCCCACCTGGGTGGATCCGGAGCTGGCCGCACTGGCCCGGGAACGCTTTGGAGCTGATGTTTTGGATGGGCCGGATTGGTCCAAGGTGTATGACGTTAGCGATGAAGATGTGTGGGCGCTGCGTCGACGTTTGCGCTGCGCACTGGTAGTGGATGCCCGGCGTCGTCTGCGTTCCTCGTGGAAGAAGCGCGGCGCCGCGGATGCCCAACTGGCGTGGACGGAAAATGCGCTGGATCCCGATGTCCTGACCATTGGATTCGCCCGCCGCGTGCCCACCTACAAGCGGTTGACCCTGATGCTTCGCGATCCTGCCCGGCTTAAGGCCTTGCTGTTGCATTCCGAGCATCCGATCCAGATCATCATTGCCGGCAAATCGCACCCGGCCGACGACGCCGGTAAAAAAATGATTCAGGACCTTGTCCAGTTCACAGACGATCCCGAGGTGCGTCACCGGATAGTCTTTTTGCCCAATTACGACATTGCCATGGCCCGGACCCTTTTCCCGGGTTGCGATGTCTGGCTGAATAACCCGCTGCGGCCGCTGGAAGCGTGCGGCACCTCGGGCATGAAGGCCGCCATCAACGGTTCCCTGAATCTCTCTGTCATGGATGGCTGGTGGGATGAAATGTACGACGGCGAGAACGGCTGGGCGATCCCCACAGCAAATACTGGCACCAGTGATGAGGAACGCGACGATGTTGAAGCCGCAGCACTGTATGAGCTACTTGAAAACCAGGTTGCACCCCGGTTCTACGGCGAAGTAGTGGCCGCCGCTGCCGGAGCTGCAGGTCCCTCTCAGCCGGGTCAGGGAGCTCTGCCCTCGCACTGGATTTCCATGATCAAGCACACCCTGTCAGCGTTGGGCCCGCAAGTTTCAGCCAACCGCATGGTGGCCGAATACGTGCAGCGTCTCTACCAACCGGCGGCGGAAGCAGGGCGTTTGGCTAAGGCTGACGGCTACGGCGCAACCACAGAGTTCGCGGCCTGGATCCAGCGGATACGCCAGGCGTGGCCCGGGGTGCACGTTGAGCATGTGGAATCGCACGGGCTCGTGGATGAACCTCAAATCGGTGAGACCATGCAGGTCCGTGCTGGTGTGAACTTGGCCGGGCTGAGCCCCGAAGACGTGCAGGTCAGCGTGGTGTATGGAACTGCCGGGGAGTCCGATGAACTCACGGACACGCGCACACTGATACTTGAAGCAGCCCAGGAGAACGGCCCCGGGCGTTACTTGTTCTGCGCCGATCTGCTCATTGACCGGTCAGGGAACTTTGGCTACGGCGTCAAGATCCTGCCTCGGCATCAAGCACTGGCCAATTCAGCCGAGTTGGGGCTCATCGCGACAGCCTAA
- a CDS encoding alpha-1,4-glucan--maltose-1-phosphate maltosyltransferase, with translation MRSGLRFGRIPITNIQPVLEGGRFPAKGVRGADVRVSAVVFREGHDALGVTAILIAPDGSEVQRTRLKPGAKGTDSWEGVLTPAHEGDWSFAIEGWSDLYGTWAHNATVKINAGVDVEVMLAEGVLLLSDAAKAAKATAPEAATVFKKAAHTVADSSLNINDRLAAGTSAAVRAAVVHFPLRDLVTRSESFPLKVERDAAGRGAWYEFFPRSEGAIRHPETGEFTSGNFRTAARRLPAVAAMGFDVIYLPPIHPIGKVNRKGPNNSLTAGPADPGSPWAIGSAEGGHDAIHPELGSFADFDAFVAAAHDQNLEVALDLALQCAPDHPWATAHPEWFTTRVDGTIAYAENPPKKYQDIYPLNFDNDPVGLSEEILRIVRLWIEHGVRIFRVDNPHTKPVWFWEWLIGTINTERPDIVFLAEAFTRPAMMAALGRAGFQQSYSYFTWRNTKEELEEYLVHVSGESAGYFRPNFFVNTPDILTEYLQYGGPAAFKIRAILAAMGSPLWGMYAGFELFEHVARPGSEENIDNEKYEYKNRDFAGAEAQNKSLAPFVTLLNGIRRAHPALLDLQNLTLHESSDPATLVFSKHKNIAATADEPARKDTIIVVINVDPHSMREGEVTLDLDALELDGLSGDGTFRVDELITGASWNWSKKNYFRLDAHFEPAHILHVRG, from the coding sequence ATCAGATCCGGTTTGCGTTTTGGGCGGATACCCATCACCAACATCCAGCCCGTACTTGAAGGTGGCAGATTCCCTGCCAAGGGCGTGCGCGGCGCCGATGTTCGCGTGAGCGCGGTGGTGTTCCGTGAGGGCCACGATGCTCTGGGCGTCACCGCGATTCTCATTGCCCCAGACGGCAGTGAAGTCCAGCGCACACGGCTGAAACCGGGTGCCAAGGGTACCGACTCGTGGGAAGGTGTCCTCACCCCCGCCCACGAAGGTGACTGGAGTTTCGCCATCGAAGGATGGAGCGATCTGTACGGGACTTGGGCTCACAACGCCACTGTGAAGATCAACGCCGGGGTTGATGTTGAGGTGATGTTGGCTGAAGGTGTGCTCCTGCTCAGCGACGCTGCTAAAGCTGCCAAAGCAACCGCACCCGAGGCGGCAACAGTATTCAAAAAGGCCGCCCACACAGTGGCGGATTCGTCCCTGAACATCAATGACCGCTTGGCCGCCGGCACCAGCGCTGCGGTGCGTGCCGCCGTCGTACATTTCCCACTGCGTGACCTCGTGACACGCAGCGAATCCTTTCCGCTGAAGGTTGAGCGCGATGCGGCCGGGCGTGGCGCATGGTACGAGTTCTTTCCGCGGTCGGAAGGGGCGATCCGTCATCCCGAGACCGGTGAATTCACCAGTGGCAACTTCCGCACAGCTGCCCGCCGGTTGCCGGCGGTTGCGGCGATGGGCTTCGATGTCATTTACCTGCCGCCCATTCATCCCATAGGCAAGGTCAACCGCAAGGGCCCGAATAACTCTTTGACTGCGGGGCCTGCGGATCCGGGATCTCCGTGGGCCATTGGTTCGGCTGAGGGTGGCCATGATGCTATTCACCCGGAGCTGGGTTCCTTTGCCGATTTTGATGCTTTTGTGGCGGCGGCACATGATCAGAATTTGGAGGTTGCCCTTGACCTGGCGCTGCAGTGCGCCCCTGATCATCCATGGGCCACGGCGCATCCGGAATGGTTCACCACACGCGTTGATGGCACTATTGCGTACGCGGAAAATCCGCCCAAAAAGTACCAGGATATTTACCCGCTGAACTTCGATAATGACCCCGTGGGTTTGTCGGAGGAAATCTTGCGGATTGTGCGGCTGTGGATTGAGCACGGCGTACGAATTTTTCGTGTCGATAACCCGCACACCAAGCCTGTCTGGTTTTGGGAGTGGCTCATTGGCACCATCAACACCGAACGCCCGGACATTGTGTTCCTGGCCGAGGCATTTACGCGCCCTGCCATGATGGCGGCGCTGGGCAGGGCAGGATTCCAGCAGTCCTACAGCTATTTCACCTGGCGGAACACCAAGGAGGAACTGGAAGAGTACCTAGTCCACGTGAGCGGCGAATCCGCTGGCTACTTCCGCCCCAACTTCTTCGTTAACACCCCTGACATTCTCACCGAATATTTGCAGTACGGTGGCCCGGCAGCGTTTAAGATTCGTGCTATTTTGGCCGCCATGGGTAGCCCACTGTGGGGAATGTACGCAGGCTTTGAACTTTTTGAACACGTGGCGCGGCCCGGGTCCGAAGAGAACATTGACAATGAAAAATATGAGTACAAAAATCGGGACTTTGCTGGCGCAGAGGCACAGAATAAGTCACTTGCTCCCTTTGTTACGCTGCTCAATGGGATACGGCGTGCCCACCCTGCATTGTTAGATCTGCAGAACTTGACGCTGCATGAGAGCTCCGACCCCGCCACCCTGGTTTTCAGCAAGCACAAAAATATTGCTGCCACAGCGGATGAACCGGCCCGCAAGGACACCATTATTGTTGTCATCAACGTTGACCCGCACAGCATGCGTGAAGGGGAAGTAACTCTTGACCTTGACGCGCTGGAGCTTGACGGGTTGTCTGGCGATGGGACGTTCCGCGTGGATGAACTCATCACCGGTGCCAGCTGGAACTGGAGTAAAAAGAACTACTTCCGTTTGGACGCTCACTTTGAACCGGCCCACATTTTGCACGTTAGGGGTTAA
- the treS gene encoding maltose alpha-D-glucosyltransferase, translated as MSFSHSHSSSAFNLIAPGLAHDPHWYRKAVFYEVLVQSFADANGDGAGDFSGLISRLDYLQWLGVDCLWLPPFFDSPLLDGGYDVRDFRAVMDAYGTISDFQSLVTQAHERGMRIIIDLPLNHTSDQHRWFKESREDPEGPYGDFYMWSDTTELYEDARIIFVDTEESNWSFDPIRRQFFWHRFFSHQPDLNYENPAVKEAVFDIVRFWLQQGIDGFRADAIPYLYAEDGTNCENLPKTHEFLQDLRAMVDNEFPGRIIVAEANQMPHEVVDYFGTEEKPECHMAFHFPIMPRLYYALRDQKAAPIIETMANTPDIPANAQWGTFLRNHDELTLEMVTPSEREAMMGWYAPDSRMRANIGIRRRLATLLDNSRAEIELINALLMALPGSPFLYYGDEIGMGDNIWLDDRDASRTPMQWNPDRNAGFSNTDPGKLFLPVVQSLVYHYNHVNVEAQMGHSSSLLHWNKQILGVRKTHPAFGLGRYENVSTSHESVLAFLRVLPVGNAEGERPETILCVFNLSQNPAAAILHIPTLSGRGLRDVFGHDIFPGIDEEGNLSLTLGSYDFYWLRLRSQSSNVLSTQTQAMPVIDGTEYGY; from the coding sequence ATGTCCTTTTCGCACAGCCACAGCTCATCCGCGTTCAACCTGATTGCACCGGGACTGGCCCACGACCCGCACTGGTACCGCAAGGCTGTCTTTTATGAAGTGCTTGTGCAGAGCTTTGCCGATGCCAACGGTGACGGTGCCGGCGATTTTTCGGGGCTGATTTCACGCCTTGACTACCTCCAATGGTTGGGTGTGGACTGCCTCTGGCTCCCACCGTTCTTTGATTCGCCATTACTGGACGGCGGCTACGACGTCAGGGATTTCCGGGCGGTAATGGATGCTTACGGCACCATTTCAGATTTCCAATCCCTGGTGACCCAGGCGCACGAACGCGGAATGCGGATCATCATTGACTTGCCGCTGAACCACACCTCGGACCAGCACCGGTGGTTTAAAGAGTCAAGGGAAGATCCGGAGGGCCCGTACGGCGACTTCTACATGTGGAGTGACACCACTGAGCTGTATGAGGACGCCAGGATCATCTTTGTTGATACTGAAGAATCCAACTGGAGCTTTGACCCCATTCGACGGCAATTCTTCTGGCACAGGTTCTTCAGCCACCAGCCAGATTTGAACTATGAAAATCCTGCTGTCAAGGAAGCCGTTTTTGATATTGTGCGGTTCTGGCTGCAACAAGGAATTGACGGTTTCCGGGCAGATGCCATCCCATACCTGTACGCAGAAGACGGCACTAACTGCGAAAACCTGCCCAAAACGCACGAATTTTTACAGGATCTTCGGGCCATGGTTGATAACGAGTTCCCTGGCCGGATTATTGTTGCTGAGGCCAACCAGATGCCACATGAAGTGGTGGATTATTTTGGCACCGAGGAGAAACCCGAATGCCACATGGCGTTCCACTTCCCGATCATGCCCCGGCTCTACTACGCCCTTCGTGATCAAAAGGCCGCCCCGATCATTGAGACCATGGCCAACACCCCGGACATTCCAGCTAACGCCCAGTGGGGAACGTTCCTGCGCAACCATGACGAGCTCACATTGGAGATGGTGACTCCCAGCGAGCGTGAAGCAATGATGGGCTGGTACGCTCCTGACTCCCGGATGCGGGCCAATATTGGTATTCGACGCCGGTTGGCAACTCTGCTGGATAACTCACGGGCCGAAATTGAGCTGATTAACGCCCTGTTGATGGCCCTGCCTGGCAGCCCATTTCTGTACTATGGCGATGAAATTGGCATGGGAGATAACATCTGGCTCGATGACAGGGATGCCTCCCGAACACCCATGCAGTGGAACCCGGACAGGAACGCAGGTTTCTCCAACACTGACCCGGGCAAATTGTTCCTTCCCGTGGTGCAGTCCTTGGTTTACCACTACAACCACGTCAATGTTGAGGCGCAGATGGGGCATTCAAGTTCCCTGCTGCATTGGAATAAGCAAATTCTTGGTGTGCGCAAGACCCACCCGGCGTTTGGGTTGGGCCGCTACGAGAATGTGTCCACCTCGCATGAATCTGTGCTCGCCTTCTTGCGAGTGCTGCCCGTAGGCAATGCGGAAGGAGAGCGTCCGGAAACTATTTTGTGCGTCTTTAACCTCTCCCAAAACCCGGCAGCCGCCATTTTGCATATACCAACCCTTTCCGGCAGAGGCCTTCGGGACGTTTTTGGTCATGATATTTTCCCCGGCATTGATGAGGAAGGGAACCTCAGCCTGACGCTTGGCTCATACGATTTTTACTGGCTGCGGCTGCGCTCTCAATCCTCCAACGTGCTTTCCACACAAACGCAGGCCATGCCGGTAATTGATGGAACGGAGTACGGGTACTAA
- the glgB gene encoding 1,4-alpha-glucan branching protein GlgB yields MSALVDLLAQWLPQQRWYPRKGEAGIGAQISIADVFELDANDPEVCLLVLLVSVDFPDVSTGLTLHVPLSIRGNSTGVLNDVGVELGALLGAVQAGETEAGASWPGGRVYEGLGDPAFLQAWLAEVLAPNSVPRIAGVALHIWRNPALGALGAESVVPATNIRLVRSEQSNTSVIFQLGNMPLIAKFFRVIQPGVHPEVEIGAALALAAQEAGEVNVPLLQASVGYGESNTTLFVIHDFIAGAKDGWALALEAAGKQCDFSQHAHAIGASLARVHAGLRNSLGARSYEPSEKASFIEAISTRLQAAWALVGTAVGPYEADFQNVLTQLRKIKTLPPVQRIHGDLHLGQLLHKESAGESGWYILDFEGEPLRPLADRGLPDVTLRDLAGMLRSFDYAGAQAAATEEVTAAQGARWSKQCADAFINGYAEASGEVIARNSALFVALWLDKALYEIVYEVQNRPSWAWVPIKAVRELLESRESGVDMGLNKVAPLAVDAGVLARISEGSYYAPHSVLGAHLDGDGFVTVRALRHLAQSVTLVTGSAEFPMAHEHGGVWVVVIRAENPGHVPDYRLDVGYAQGVTRMDDAYRYMPTVGELDMHLMAEGRHETLWTVLGAHVQRYHSALGEVSGVSFAVWVPAVQAVRVIGEFNGWDGRGHAMRSLGNSGIWELFIPDVAAGDRYKFEILTEQGQWLQKADPMAYGTEVPPLTASRVVESSYSFQDGDWMAQRSQVDPHNSPMSVYEVHLGSWRVGLSYVELARELVEYVKWLGFTHIELMPVAEHPFGGSWGYQVTSYYAPTSRFGHPDEFRFLVDSLHQAGIGVIMDWVPAHFPKDEWALAKFNGGAQYEHPDPRLGEHPDWGTLIFDFGRNEVRNFLVANALYWFEEFHIDGIRVDAVASMLYLDYSREDGAWSPNRYGGRENLEAISFLQEMNATAYRRNPGIITIAEESTAFPGVTAPTSGGGLGFGLKWNMGWMHDSLTYIGEEPINRGWHHNQITFSLVYAFTENFLLPISHDEVVHGKGSLLRKMPGDRWQQLANLRAYLAFQWAHPGKQLIFMGTEFAQEAEWSEQHGLDWWLAENPAHSAIQALVKDLNDCYSNTPALYEQDNVQAGFTWLNGGDSENNVVSFVRWDKIGNPLVCVINFAGLAYEGYRVGLPQAGLWQEVLNTDLETYGGSDVRNTGELQAEELAWDGQSASLRLRVPPLGALYLAPVQR; encoded by the coding sequence ATGTCCGCGCTCGTTGACCTCTTAGCTCAATGGCTGCCACAGCAACGCTGGTACCCACGCAAGGGTGAGGCGGGCATTGGTGCGCAAATAAGTATTGCGGATGTTTTTGAGCTGGACGCGAATGACCCGGAGGTTTGCCTCCTGGTGTTACTTGTCAGCGTGGATTTTCCGGATGTAAGCACCGGGCTGACACTTCACGTACCGCTGAGTATCCGTGGAAATAGTACTGGTGTACTAAATGATGTTGGCGTTGAACTTGGGGCCTTGTTAGGTGCAGTCCAAGCCGGCGAGACTGAAGCCGGAGCCTCTTGGCCGGGTGGGCGCGTGTATGAAGGTTTGGGGGATCCAGCATTTTTGCAGGCGTGGCTGGCGGAGGTTCTTGCTCCCAATAGTGTGCCGCGCATAGCTGGCGTTGCTCTTCATATATGGCGCAATCCCGCTCTGGGAGCTCTGGGCGCAGAAAGTGTTGTGCCGGCAACAAACATTCGCTTGGTGCGGAGTGAACAATCCAATACCTCTGTCATATTCCAACTGGGCAACATGCCCCTTATTGCTAAGTTCTTTCGAGTTATCCAACCGGGCGTCCATCCGGAAGTTGAAATTGGCGCGGCTCTTGCCCTCGCGGCACAAGAGGCTGGCGAGGTAAACGTTCCACTGTTGCAAGCGTCCGTGGGGTACGGAGAGTCCAACACCACCCTTTTTGTGATTCACGACTTCATTGCTGGCGCCAAAGACGGATGGGCACTGGCACTGGAAGCGGCTGGAAAGCAATGCGACTTTTCCCAGCACGCCCACGCCATAGGAGCATCCCTGGCCCGCGTTCATGCCGGGTTGCGCAACAGCCTGGGTGCGCGCAGCTATGAACCAAGCGAGAAGGCATCATTTATAGAGGCGATCTCCACTCGGCTTCAGGCGGCTTGGGCGCTGGTGGGCACCGCCGTCGGGCCCTATGAGGCTGACTTCCAAAACGTCTTAACACAGCTGCGCAAAATAAAGACTTTGCCGCCGGTGCAGCGTATTCATGGTGACCTGCACCTAGGGCAGCTCCTGCACAAGGAATCTGCCGGGGAGAGCGGCTGGTACATTCTGGATTTTGAAGGCGAACCGTTGCGTCCGTTGGCCGATCGGGGCCTGCCCGATGTCACATTGCGTGACCTGGCCGGAATGTTGCGCTCATTTGACTATGCCGGGGCGCAAGCCGCAGCCACCGAAGAGGTGACGGCGGCACAGGGCGCACGCTGGTCAAAACAGTGTGCCGACGCCTTCATAAACGGTTATGCGGAGGCCTCCGGTGAGGTCATCGCACGCAACAGTGCACTTTTCGTGGCATTGTGGCTGGACAAGGCCCTGTATGAAATCGTTTATGAAGTGCAAAATCGACCCAGCTGGGCGTGGGTGCCGATTAAAGCTGTGCGGGAATTGCTTGAATCAAGGGAAAGTGGTGTGGACATGGGACTGAATAAAGTAGCCCCGCTTGCTGTCGATGCGGGAGTCTTGGCGCGAATCTCCGAGGGAAGCTATTACGCACCTCACTCGGTCTTGGGGGCACACCTTGACGGCGACGGTTTTGTGACCGTGCGTGCGCTGCGGCATTTGGCGCAGTCCGTTACGTTAGTGACGGGCAGCGCAGAGTTCCCTATGGCTCATGAGCACGGCGGTGTTTGGGTTGTTGTGATTCGCGCAGAGAACCCGGGGCATGTCCCTGACTATCGCCTGGATGTTGGCTATGCACAGGGTGTCACCCGCATGGATGATGCCTACCGCTACATGCCCACAGTGGGTGAATTGGATATGCACCTCATGGCTGAGGGCAGGCATGAGACTCTCTGGACTGTGTTGGGTGCACATGTCCAGCGCTACCACTCCGCACTGGGCGAGGTCTCAGGAGTCAGCTTCGCTGTGTGGGTGCCAGCCGTGCAAGCCGTTCGGGTCATCGGCGAGTTCAATGGGTGGGACGGCCGTGGACACGCCATGCGAAGCCTGGGCAATAGTGGGATCTGGGAACTGTTCATTCCGGATGTCGCCGCAGGAGACCGCTACAAATTTGAAATCCTCACCGAGCAGGGTCAATGGCTGCAAAAAGCGGACCCCATGGCCTATGGAACCGAGGTGCCCCCGCTAACGGCATCTCGCGTGGTTGAATCAAGCTATTCTTTCCAAGACGGGGACTGGATGGCGCAAAGAAGCCAGGTAGACCCGCACAATTCGCCCATGAGTGTTTATGAGGTGCACTTGGGTTCATGGCGTGTGGGCTTGAGCTACGTAGAACTGGCCCGCGAGCTCGTGGAGTACGTCAAATGGCTTGGTTTCACCCATATTGAGCTCATGCCCGTGGCCGAACATCCCTTTGGCGGTTCATGGGGATACCAGGTCACCTCCTACTACGCCCCAACCTCGCGCTTTGGCCACCCTGACGAGTTCCGATTCCTTGTGGACTCTCTGCACCAAGCCGGCATTGGCGTCATCATGGACTGGGTGCCGGCGCACTTCCCTAAAGATGAGTGGGCGCTGGCCAAATTCAATGGTGGGGCTCAATACGAACACCCAGACCCGCGTCTGGGCGAGCACCCCGACTGGGGCACACTGATCTTTGACTTTGGCCGCAATGAAGTCAGGAACTTCCTTGTAGCCAACGCTCTCTACTGGTTTGAAGAGTTCCACATTGACGGGATACGGGTGGACGCCGTCGCATCCATGCTTTATCTTGACTATTCCCGTGAAGACGGGGCCTGGAGCCCCAACAGGTATGGCGGCAGGGAGAACCTTGAAGCAATCAGCTTCCTGCAGGAAATGAATGCCACCGCTTACCGGCGCAACCCCGGCATCATCACCATTGCCGAAGAATCAACCGCATTCCCCGGCGTGACCGCTCCCACCAGTGGTGGCGGACTGGGCTTTGGGCTGAAATGGAACATGGGCTGGATGCATGACTCGCTGACCTATATAGGCGAAGAGCCCATCAACAGGGGCTGGCACCACAACCAAATCACGTTCTCCCTGGTTTATGCGTTCACGGAGAACTTCCTGCTACCTATTAGCCACGACGAAGTGGTCCATGGCAAGGGATCACTGCTTCGCAAAATGCCAGGGGACAGGTGGCAGCAACTGGCCAACTTGCGCGCTTATTTGGCGTTCCAGTGGGCGCACCCTGGTAAGCAACTGATCTTCATGGGCACCGAGTTTGCTCAGGAAGCTGAATGGAGTGAACAGCACGGCCTTGACTGGTGGCTGGCCGAGAACCCCGCCCACAGTGCCATCCAGGCACTCGTTAAGGACCTGAACGACTGCTATTCCAACACCCCAGCCCTTTATGAGCAGGACAATGTCCAAGCCGGTTTCACCTGGCTCAATGGTGGTGATTCTGAAAATAACGTGGTCTCCTTTGTGCGCTGGGATAAAATCGGCAACCCACTGGTGTGCGTCATCAACTTTGCCGGCCTTGCGTACGAGGGCTATCGCGTTGGGCTGCCGCAAGCGGGCCTCTGGCAAGAAGTTCTCAACACCGACCTTGAAACCTATGGCGGATCCGATGTTAGAAACACCGGAGAGCTCCAAGCCGAAGAGCTTGCATGGGACGGCCAAAGTGCATCATTGCGGCTGCGTGTACCTCCGCTTGGTGCACTGTATTTGGCACCTGTTCAGAGGTAG